The Rhizobiaceae bacterium genome contains the following window.
CCGGTGACGAAGCACGTTCCCTCCTTTTTGCCGACGACGTGCTTCGAAAGCAGCTTGATGAAGACATCCGCGAACGGCGCTTCATCTGCGCTGTGCCACTTCTTTACATTCCGGTCCTTTGCGGTGCTGATCGCAATAGGAAGCTCGGAGACTTCGGGCGTCCACTCGCCCCAGATTTCGGCGTCGTTGACGTATTCAGTAGGCTCGTCCGGCGCGGGCTCCGGCGTCACGTCTGCGTCGTTCTCCGCCGCAAGCTGCGAACCATGCCAGTCGAACGCCGTCTGCGGCGACCAAGGCTCCTTGGTGCGCAAGTCAATAATGTCGGCGGAAGGGATAGGCTGGAAATCGTTTGAACGCGAAAGCGCGGACATGAGAATACTCCAAAAACGAGGCGCGCGTGGGCGCTCGACGCAAGCCACGCTTGCGAAGCCAAAGGGAGCGCTGCTTTTTCGGAGATTTGTGGGTTCTCGTGCGGAAGGCAGCGCGGTTCGGTTTGATGCCTGTGCTGCCGACCCCGTCGCAGACTTCATCTGGTGGGTGGAGCGTGACCCGCTGCCGAAGCAACGGGCCACTTCTGCCTTACCGGAGACCCACGATACGTTCTTCTCATAAAACAACGTCCCGGTCGATTGTTAATCGAGTGTGGCTCACCGGAAGTTAAGAACGCTTTCGGCAAAAAGTTGGAAACGCGGCGTTTCCAACTCGACAATATTGCGTCTAGTCCATCTGGAACTTAGGTAGCCGAATATTAGGCCAACGCGCGCGTGCTTCTTCCCAGAATTTCACCGGCACGCCAGCGGAGCTCCAGTGCGAGACAGTCGCCCACTGGAGGTAGGATCGAAGGTCGGGGTCGGAGTCCTTCAAGACATCCGCGCCAAGGGCGTCGAAGGTCGTCGGTGGCGTCTCTTTCGTCACGGCCGCATAGTCGGCCGCAAGATGCTTCGCCCCGGCCGCGTAGGAGATGAACTCCAGCCAATCGGTTTCGGTCATGTTGCAGCCGCCTGTTCGCGGATTTCAATCTCGTCAATGACATAGCCTGCAATCCGCCAAGCCTGTCCCGCAAGGAACATAGCGGCGGCGAACGTCTCGCCGTCGTCGGTCATGTTGAGGCTGAACGACTCCCCGCCCGGTCGGCGCACGGCAATCTCGTATTCGATCCGTGTTTCGTTCTCGCCGGGCCAGATGTCGAAAAGGGTCATGGTGATGCCGACGCCGCGACCGTGATCACGTGCGATGCGCTCGGCTTCCTGACAGGCGGAGGACCATTTGAACAAAGACTCGACCCATGCGGATCGAATAGACGGGTCGGCGTGAAGCAGCGCGCGGCATGCGTTGCCGGAGGGGTCCAGATGCGGGTTGAAAATGCCAAGCGTCTCGGCAGCGAGAGGGGTCACGTCCATAGACATGATGCGTCTTTCCCAGCCGCATCGAGCGGCTGATAATGAGAATGGGAGGGATGGGCTTAAGAAGGCGCACCGCGCCAGCGACTAGGTCGTGCGCACGCCCACCGGGCGCGGGTTTGTTCCACCGGAACTATGTCGGGAAAGGACGCGGCTAGGCCAGCATCTATTTGGCAGTATAGACCCGCGTCATGGCGTTTTTATGGCGTCGATGACGGTTCACCATGCTTAGAATCGCTGGACAACATTTCAGTGGATGATAGTCCGCGCCGCCGCTAGCGTTAGGCATCACTGGAGGCCGACTATGCAAATCGACAATGCAGAGGAATTTGAAGACCTGACGGCCACGACAATGCGGCTTCGGGACGTGCTGGACGATCTCTGCTCTCAACCCCTTCCCACCAAGGAAGCTGCCATCGAAGTCGGCCAGCGCCAGCGCCTACTCGGCTCCGCAATCATGGATACCGGGCAAGCATTGGAGTCCGGCGTCTTCGTCCTGCGCAATTGAAATCAATCATCCCGGTCGGAATCATTGCCCAGCTTGCCGATGCCTTCATCCAAGCTAGGCACGATGCTCGCCAGCGGCCCTTCCACGTCGATCTCGTAGCGTCCAGCGAGCACGGCCACCTGATGCCCAACCGTGGCGCGAAAGGCTCCTAGGGCGACGAAGAATGCCGGGCTGGGATGGTTGCCGCGCCACTGGTAATCGAAGTGGCGATAATGCTCGCGCTGGTCGTCGTGGAACTGGCGTCCAGCCTCGCGGATGGCGCGAAGGGGAGTAACGGCGAAAGCGTCGGCGGATAACGCCTGCAAGGTCTTGGTGCTTTCCTCCCGTATCTTATGGACGGAATGTTCCACTTCGGATTCCGTCTCCATGTCGAACGGGTTGTAGAGGACGCGGCGATCTTCGAGAAACACGAGGAATCGGCGGACCATTTCCGCCTCACCGGGACCGGGGTCGGACCATTGGATACCGCCTAACGGTGTGCTGAACCCGGTGACCTTACGTGCCGTCGCGGCCGTCACCTTGCCCGATCTGCGGAAGAAGTTGCGCATCCGCCTCAACCCACGCGAAGTCTTGCTTGCTTCAAATGTGACTGATGCTCGACGGGCGGATTTGAATGCGCAGCCATAGCGGCAATGAAAGTCTCCGGAGTTTCCAAATACCGCTCAAGCTTGTCCTCTCTCATCAGAACTACGAACAACGCGCACGATTTAGCCTGACAATTGATCGACTTGCTTGGATTGAACGAGATATCGGTGAAGCCGTCATACTTCACTTCACCATCGATCCGATTCTTAAGCCAAAGCCGGTGCGGAAAGATCGCGTTGAGATAGAGCCAATCGTAGAACACGGTCGTGGGATTTAATGGAAAATCGAAGCCCTCAAACCTAAATCCGATCAAAGCGCCGGAACCACGAAGCCGGGGATCGCGCTTCGCCTCTCTCGGATCGACATCATAAAGATCGGTGTAGGGACCGCCGTGCTCGAATACCTTGCTACCTTGGAACGCGTTCTCCAGCGGCATGTCACCGACGTGAGTCATGACACGCAAATGGAATGCACTGAGATGACGGCCAGCGATCTCATCAGACTTGCTGGAGACCTCCAGCAAGGGGCTATATCCCGCCTTCTTCGCCGCGTCGTGAAGCGACCGGATGTTCTTCTTCTTCTGGACTTCTGCAAATCCGCCAGCCCATGGAATGTCGAAATCCAGACGCCGCACGTAGCCACGGTCCTCGGATGAAGGAACAAAGATCGGTCTCTCAGCCATCTGGCATATTCCGTATCAATGCGAGCGGGATGAATTGGGGCACTAACAACTCGTACTTCTCGGCCTGCTTTAGTCTAAGCTTGATGTCAGCGTCCGACCAATTCGTCCAAGTGTAAAGCACCTCATAGTCGATCATCCCTCCAGCCTTGTCGATCGGCACAGACTCGACGCCAGCTTTGTTGGACACGTCATTGGTGAACCGCACTCCTTCGAATTGCAGCACTGAGGGATGTATCTGAAGAAAAACCGTGTCTCCAATGTGCCCCGCCTGGCGAGCTACATGCTCCATCGGGTGATTATTGCGGAAGCAGAGATGGACATAGTTGCCCATTCCCTTGAAGGCGTCAGCGTCTCGGCTCCACTCGTTTCCGCCCGGAGCGGGCACCTTGAGACCCATCTTCTCTAATTGTGCAATGGGATACAGTCCGCCAGCTTCGCGGATCATCGGTAGGTTCCGCCTGTCCGTGAAATGATAGAAGAACGGAATTTCATTTATTGAATCTATTGCCATGTTCTCCCCCTCCAGAGATGCGAACGGCACCCACGAGGCACCATACGCGTCTGACGCCCACGATCAACTTGTCCGCAGACTGAAAAGGCGCGGCCCCGGAATGTTGCCCCTGCCTTCGCGGTGTTCGAATGTGGCCCCCGCGTGGCCCCAGAAATCCAAAGCAAAACGGCCACCCGAAGGTGGCCGCTTTAATTGCTTGATTTCCCTAAGGAAAATTTGGAGCGGGTGAAGCGATTCGAACGCTCGACCCCAACCTTGGCAAGGTTGTGCTCTACCCCTGAGCTACACCCGCTCGTGCGGCGGTGCCGCAAGCCGCGCCTATATGGCCGAAGAGCCATGACATTGCAACAGGGAATGTTGCTATATTTTCGGCATGCCGCAGCAAGGCACGATGGTTTGATTTTCCTTGTTTCCTGCTGCCTGTTTGCTTAGACCCCCACAGGCAAAGGATACCCACATGCCTGCAACGCCCGACCAGCTCTTCGCTTTTCTCGATGATCTTGGCATCAAGGTGAAAACGTTCGAACATCCGGCACTGCACACCGTTTCCGAATCGCAGGAGCTTCGCGGCCAGATCGCGGGCGCGCACACAAAGAACCTCTTCCTCAAGGACAAGAAGGACAACTACTTTCTCATGACCGTGGAAGAAACCGCATCCGTCGATCTCAAGGCGATCCACCAGTCGATCGGCGGCGCGAGCAAGGTTTCGTTCGGCAAGCCCGAAGCGCTGTTCGAACTTTTGGGCGTCGCCCCCGGTTCCGTATCGATCATGGGCCTCATCAACGACAAGGCGCACCGGGTGAAGCCGATCATTGCGGCGAACCTGCTCGAAAGCGAGGTCGTCAACGTGCATCCGCTCGTCAACACGGCGACCACGTCGATTCGCGCGGACGACCTGCTGCGCTTCGTGAAGGCGACCGGCCACGAACCGCAGGTCTTGAAACTTTAGGCGCGATCGCCACATGCCGACCAGCAAAAAACGGCATTCAGGGACACCCCAAGGCAGAAAGGCATAGTCAGATGAGCGGCCAGGACAATTTTTACGGGGCAGGCGGCGGCTACACCATGAACGCGCCCCAGCTCACGGGCAACGACCAGAGCCTTCCGTCTAACGGTGCGTCTGCCCCCGAGGGGCTCATCAAGGATACGACGACCGCGAGTTTTACCGCCGACGTCATACAGGAGTCGCGCAAGCAGCCGGTGCTGGTGGATTTCTGGGCGCCGTGGTGCGGCCCGTGCAAGCAGCTCACCCCCGTTCTGGAGAAAGCGGTGCTAGCGGCGCGCGGTGCGGTCAAGCTGGTCAAGATGAACATTGACGATCATCCGTCAGTTGCGGGGCAACTGGGCATCCAGTCAATTCCGGCGGTGATCGCTTTCAAGAACGGCCAGCCGGTTGATGGCTTCATGGGCGCGGTGCCCGAGAGCCAGATCAATGATTTCATCAAGCGGATCGGTGGTGATAGCGCCAAGGCCGAGCTTGAGGAGGCGCTGGCCGCTGCGACCCAGGCGCGAGCCGAGGGTGATGCGCAAACCGCTTCGCAGATTTACCAGATGATCCTGCAGCAGACGCCGGATTCCGTGGAAGCGCTGGCGGGCCTGGGAGA
Protein-coding sequences here:
- a CDS encoding DUF4433 domain-containing protein; amino-acid sequence: MAIDSINEIPFFYHFTDRRNLPMIREAGGLYPIAQLEKMGLKVPAPGGNEWSRDADAFKGMGNYVHLCFRNNHPMEHVARQAGHIGDTVFLQIHPSVLQFEGVRFTNDVSNKAGVESVPIDKAGGMIDYEVLYTWTNWSDADIKLRLKQAEKYELLVPQFIPLALIRNMPDG
- the trxA gene encoding thioredoxin; translation: MSGQDNFYGAGGGYTMNAPQLTGNDQSLPSNGASAPEGLIKDTTTASFTADVIQESRKQPVLVDFWAPWCGPCKQLTPVLEKAVLAARGAVKLVKMNIDDHPSVAGQLGIQSIPAVIAFKNGQPVDGFMGAVPESQINDFIKRIGGDSAKAELEEALAAATQARAEGDAQTASQIYQMILQQTPDSVEALAGLGEILFETGDNEGVQQVLDSVPANKADAAPIAALRARVALAEQSESLGDSALLEQKLAENPKDHQARFDLAMVQNARGEREAAADNLLAIVRSDRTWNDDGARAQLLKLFEAWGPTDEATLSARRKLSSILFS
- a CDS encoding prolyl-tRNA synthetase associated domain-containing protein, with product MPATPDQLFAFLDDLGIKVKTFEHPALHTVSESQELRGQIAGAHTKNLFLKDKKDNYFLMTVEETASVDLKAIHQSIGGASKVSFGKPEALFELLGVAPGSVSIMGLINDKAHRVKPIIAANLLESEVVNVHPLVNTATTSIRADDLLRFVKATGHEPQVLKL